A single window of Nicotiana tomentosiformis chromosome 1, ASM39032v3, whole genome shotgun sequence DNA harbors:
- the LOC104118265 gene encoding protein DA1-related 1-like isoform X2, which produces MSAYGFLDEGPSYEVQFSEDENEDVVRAIELSLQESQAKEINMGDMEFPQIDEVEELAQELEESTLSSTDLSASTGGIELEWWKLFKDFNPSVPTSKGTSWWRNSSKQCNTLVCDVCEEQICSAWLRCTYWGQTFCQKHTSDGTPCCCACSRFKIGDMKYITLSDGRKLCPDCRHTAVMDPEDCKPLLDEVHRFFKGLNMKIRYYIPILLVDNDEIIRIHKKNLFGSTLYEKFELDAVNYVTRSTQKGKSIEVVKEVEQLLPGRKVKAVLLLYGFPKIALGATLAHEMMHAWMRVQGYPGLPLPIEEGLSQVMAHKWLEWQSFAGDDYMKGTSDKAQFLRNLKEFLKYGIEKRHSEAYGHGFREVKWAVERYGLRYTLEHIARTRKLPK; this is translated from the exons ATGTCGGCTTATGGATTCCTGGATGAAGGTCCTTCTTACGAG GTCCAATTCTCAGAAGATGAGAATGAGGATGTGGTTCGTGCTATTGAACTCTCTCTTCAAGAATCTCAGGCAAAGGAAATAAACATGGGTG ACATGGAGTTTCCCCAGATTGATGAAGTAGAAGAACTTGCACAAGAGTTGGAAGAAAGCACATTATCTTCTACAGATTTAAG TGCCAGTACTGGAGGCATAGAACTGGAATGGTGGAAACTTTTCAAGGATTTTAATCCATCTGTCCCTACATCAAA GGGCACTTCTTGGTGGAGAAATAGTAGCAAGCAGTGCAATACACTTGTTTGTGATGTTTGTGAGGAGCAA ATTTGCTCGGCGTGGTTAAGGTGTACCTACTGGGGCCAAACTTTCTGTCAAAAGCACACATCTGATGGAACCCCCTGCTGCTGCGCCTGTTCTAGATTTAAG ATAGGAGATATGAAGTATATCACTCTGAGTGATGGTCGAAAACTTTGCCCTGATTGTCGTCATACAGCAGTGATGGATCCTGAAGACTGTAAGCCCCTTCTCGATGAAGTGCACAGATTTTTCAAAGGATTAAACATGAAAATCAGATATTACATTCCAATTCTGTTAGTAGATAACGACGAGATTATCAGAATCCATAAAAAG AACCTATTTGGATCGACGCTTTATGAGAAATTTGAATTGGACGCCGTAAATTAT GTGACAAGGTCAACACAAAAGGGTAAAAGTATTGAAGTGGTGAAAGAAGTAGAACAACTGCTTCCAGGACGCAAAGTGAAAGCAGtgctgcttttatatggctttccAAA GATAGCATTGGGAGCAACTTTGGCTCATGAAATGATGCACGCTTGGATGCGGGTTCAAG GCTATCCAGGACTGCCCCTACCCATCGAAGAAGGTCTTTCCCAAGTTATGGCTCACAAGTGGCTAGAATGGCAATCTTTTGCTGGTGATGACTACATGAAAGGTACAAGTGATAAAGCTCAGTTCTTGAGAAATCTGAAAGAGTTTCTGAAATATGGCATAGAAAAAAGACATTCCGAGGCATATGGTCATGGATTTAGAGAAGTGAAATGGGCAGTTGAACGTTATGGTTTAAGATACACACTGGAGCATATAGCTCGTACACGAAAGTTACCTAAATGA
- the LOC104118265 gene encoding protein DA1-related 1-like isoform X1 → MSAYGFLDEGPSYEVQFSEDENEDVVRAIELSLQESQAKEINMGDMEFPQIDEVEELAQELEESTLSSTDLSASTGGIELEWWKLFKDFNPSVPTSKGTSWWRNSSKQCNTLVCDVCEEQICSAWLRCTYWGQTFCQKHTSDGTPCCCACSRFKIGDMKYITLSDGRKLCPDCRHTAVMDPEDCKPLLDEVHRFFKGLNMKIRYYIPILLVDNDEIIRIHKKNLFGSTLYEKFELDAVNYVTRSTQKGKSIEVVKEVEQLLPGRKVKAVLLLYGFPNRIALGATLAHEMMHAWMRVQGYPGLPLPIEEGLSQVMAHKWLEWQSFAGDDYMKGTSDKAQFLRNLKEFLKYGIEKRHSEAYGHGFREVKWAVERYGLRYTLEHIARTRKLPK, encoded by the exons ATGTCGGCTTATGGATTCCTGGATGAAGGTCCTTCTTACGAG GTCCAATTCTCAGAAGATGAGAATGAGGATGTGGTTCGTGCTATTGAACTCTCTCTTCAAGAATCTCAGGCAAAGGAAATAAACATGGGTG ACATGGAGTTTCCCCAGATTGATGAAGTAGAAGAACTTGCACAAGAGTTGGAAGAAAGCACATTATCTTCTACAGATTTAAG TGCCAGTACTGGAGGCATAGAACTGGAATGGTGGAAACTTTTCAAGGATTTTAATCCATCTGTCCCTACATCAAA GGGCACTTCTTGGTGGAGAAATAGTAGCAAGCAGTGCAATACACTTGTTTGTGATGTTTGTGAGGAGCAA ATTTGCTCGGCGTGGTTAAGGTGTACCTACTGGGGCCAAACTTTCTGTCAAAAGCACACATCTGATGGAACCCCCTGCTGCTGCGCCTGTTCTAGATTTAAG ATAGGAGATATGAAGTATATCACTCTGAGTGATGGTCGAAAACTTTGCCCTGATTGTCGTCATACAGCAGTGATGGATCCTGAAGACTGTAAGCCCCTTCTCGATGAAGTGCACAGATTTTTCAAAGGATTAAACATGAAAATCAGATATTACATTCCAATTCTGTTAGTAGATAACGACGAGATTATCAGAATCCATAAAAAG AACCTATTTGGATCGACGCTTTATGAGAAATTTGAATTGGACGCCGTAAATTAT GTGACAAGGTCAACACAAAAGGGTAAAAGTATTGAAGTGGTGAAAGAAGTAGAACAACTGCTTCCAGGACGCAAAGTGAAAGCAGtgctgcttttatatggctttccAAA CAGGATAGCATTGGGAGCAACTTTGGCTCATGAAATGATGCACGCTTGGATGCGGGTTCAAG GCTATCCAGGACTGCCCCTACCCATCGAAGAAGGTCTTTCCCAAGTTATGGCTCACAAGTGGCTAGAATGGCAATCTTTTGCTGGTGATGACTACATGAAAGGTACAAGTGATAAAGCTCAGTTCTTGAGAAATCTGAAAGAGTTTCTGAAATATGGCATAGAAAAAAGACATTCCGAGGCATATGGTCATGGATTTAGAGAAGTGAAATGGGCAGTTGAACGTTATGGTTTAAGATACACACTGGAGCATATAGCTCGTACACGAAAGTTACCTAAATGA